One Natrinema longum genomic window carries:
- a CDS encoding bacterio-opsin activator domain-containing protein, whose amino-acid sequence MSDGTATVLGDVSCVLVVGDSQSADDAMAALATRFDRVSLLRERTLEGALERLDDREVHCLVCPFPVADGSGAPDSILAALAARTDERPILAVVDDENADRALEAGATDVVDRDASAAVLTARVRNAAQRERYRLAAANADRQPGSILEHATAVVWVLDTDGDIEYASPAVESRMGYTPTELERTAMSRLVHPDDRETARETRSSVAAAPLGTTERVTVRLGHGDGSWHVSELTYTNRLADPSVEGIVVTRTGVSGSESDTPARAGVDRLADAFIAVGPRGEVQYANEAAEGLFSDDRGNGDRSSGTIVWDRFPAEFGETVADRIHEARATDSVVEFETTVPALEGALSVSVHPGDDGVTLTARQRPTDATATDRSTDRDRLELYRSIVDALDDGIAVLEGETIRLANPALLALTETDALAGRDLESVFDEDLAAAVRERARSPVVRWVEPATGELATDASRPVDVFVAPLSAPDRTLCLVRDRRGSRGAALSTLQETVAMLRRVDTPTPVRETVASAIRECVDADAAIWFLVDDGRLRPATVTAATDGRSASDRTSFDPPPIDIDDTPLATTLESEEPTVYEWTSLEDVLARMGLRAERVLAVPIADRGIVLATSGDPMAFDGIDLGPVETLSDAAAMALESLEHAVARRTCRQEADRLRTTVARTQRAWETTRSLLNAPTRDAVERRLCEGIVSLTPSESAAGIDLAWVGRVEDGRERIRPQTWAGRNGDVLESVSLSLERSDFPAGNAAATGESVVLDRLDTDGAIGNDGTDEAHAWRERLLDRGFRSALSVPLEAGEFRYGTLTAYAEEPAAFDDTTRRACERLASIAGESIGAIERRDALLADRVTELEVVVRGDASEPLSSIAHRLGHPIEFRAVIPRSSGGSTVFCSVPDDADAVRVTIESVAAVDSVSVVGHGNGETVLEIGLRESDDPPIARTIADNGGVLRSLTPVDDRSRLEIDLGNPIDVRSFLRTLETVHSKTELVARRDRDRPPRTARSFADPIAALSERQRRTLEAAYYSGFFEWPREHTGEEVADSLGISQPTFSRHLRVAQRKLFESLFDDRLAE is encoded by the coding sequence ATGAGCGACGGCACCGCAACCGTTCTCGGGGACGTCTCGTGCGTGCTGGTCGTCGGCGACTCCCAATCGGCCGACGACGCGATGGCGGCGCTCGCGACACGGTTCGACCGCGTCTCGCTCCTCAGGGAGCGAACGCTCGAGGGGGCGCTCGAGCGACTCGACGACCGAGAGGTTCACTGTCTCGTCTGTCCGTTCCCAGTCGCCGACGGATCGGGAGCGCCCGACTCGATACTGGCGGCGCTCGCTGCCCGAACCGATGAGCGGCCGATACTCGCCGTGGTCGACGACGAGAACGCCGACCGAGCGCTCGAGGCCGGGGCGACCGACGTCGTCGATCGGGACGCATCGGCGGCGGTACTGACCGCCCGCGTCAGAAACGCCGCCCAGCGGGAACGGTACCGGCTGGCCGCGGCGAACGCGGACCGACAGCCCGGGTCGATCCTCGAGCACGCCACGGCGGTGGTCTGGGTCCTCGATACCGACGGCGACATCGAGTACGCGAGCCCGGCGGTCGAGTCGCGGATGGGGTATACCCCGACGGAACTCGAGCGGACGGCGATGAGCCGTCTCGTCCACCCGGACGACCGCGAGACGGCCCGCGAGACGCGTTCGTCCGTCGCCGCCGCCCCGCTCGGGACGACCGAGCGCGTGACCGTCCGACTGGGCCACGGCGACGGGAGCTGGCACGTCTCGGAGCTTACCTACACCAATCGACTCGCGGACCCGTCAGTCGAGGGCATCGTCGTCACCCGGACCGGCGTCTCAGGGTCCGAGTCGGATACTCCCGCTCGAGCGGGGGTCGACCGGCTCGCAGACGCCTTCATCGCGGTCGGCCCGCGGGGGGAAGTTCAGTACGCAAACGAGGCGGCAGAAGGGTTGTTTTCCGACGACCGAGGGAATGGCGACCGCTCGAGCGGGACGATCGTCTGGGATCGCTTCCCGGCGGAGTTCGGCGAAACGGTCGCCGACCGGATTCACGAGGCGCGGGCGACGGACTCCGTCGTCGAGTTCGAGACGACCGTTCCCGCACTCGAGGGAGCGCTCTCCGTCTCCGTCCATCCTGGCGACGACGGCGTCACCCTCACTGCGAGACAGCGACCGACCGATGCGACGGCTACCGATCGCTCGACGGACCGGGATCGCCTCGAGCTCTACCGGTCCATCGTCGACGCGTTGGACGACGGTATCGCCGTCCTCGAGGGGGAGACGATCCGACTGGCGAACCCCGCTTTGCTGGCACTCACCGAGACGGACGCACTCGCCGGTCGGGACCTCGAGTCGGTGTTCGACGAGGATCTCGCGGCGGCGGTTCGCGAACGGGCACGGTCGCCGGTCGTCAGGTGGGTCGAACCCGCGACGGGCGAACTCGCGACCGACGCGAGCCGACCGGTCGACGTGTTCGTCGCACCGTTGTCGGCTCCCGATCGAACGCTCTGTCTCGTCCGCGACAGACGTGGCTCCCGTGGTGCCGCGCTGTCGACGCTGCAGGAAACGGTCGCGATGCTTCGCCGTGTGGACACGCCGACCCCCGTCCGGGAGACCGTCGCCAGCGCCATCCGCGAGTGTGTCGATGCCGATGCCGCCATCTGGTTTCTCGTCGACGACGGCCGCCTTCGCCCCGCGACAGTGACGGCGGCGACGGACGGACGGTCGGCCAGCGACCGGACATCGTTCGATCCGCCCCCGATCGATATCGACGACACCCCACTGGCGACCACCCTCGAGAGCGAGGAGCCGACCGTTTACGAGTGGACGAGCCTCGAGGACGTGCTCGCTCGGATGGGGCTCCGTGCCGAACGGGTCCTGGCCGTCCCGATCGCAGACCGAGGCATCGTCCTCGCGACCAGCGGGGACCCGATGGCGTTCGACGGGATCGATCTGGGGCCAGTCGAGACGCTGTCGGACGCGGCGGCGATGGCCCTCGAGAGTCTCGAACACGCCGTGGCTCGCAGAACGTGTCGACAGGAGGCCGATCGACTTCGGACGACCGTCGCGCGGACCCAGCGAGCCTGGGAGACGACGCGATCGCTGCTGAACGCGCCCACGCGTGACGCGGTCGAAAGACGGCTTTGCGAGGGGATCGTCTCGTTGACCCCGTCAGAATCGGCCGCCGGAATCGACCTCGCCTGGGTCGGTCGGGTAGAAGACGGGCGCGAGCGGATCCGTCCCCAGACGTGGGCCGGCCGTAACGGGGACGTCCTCGAGTCGGTGTCACTGTCGCTGGAGCGGAGCGACTTCCCGGCCGGAAACGCGGCTGCGACCGGCGAGTCGGTCGTTCTCGACCGTCTCGATACGGACGGTGCCATCGGCAACGACGGCACGGACGAGGCGCATGCGTGGCGGGAGCGCCTCCTGGATCGAGGATTTCGGTCCGCACTGAGCGTCCCGCTCGAGGCGGGCGAGTTCCGCTACGGCACGCTCACTGCGTACGCGGAGGAGCCGGCCGCGTTCGACGACACGACCCGACGAGCCTGCGAACGCCTCGCGTCGATCGCCGGCGAGTCGATCGGCGCGATCGAGCGGCGAGACGCGCTCCTCGCCGATCGGGTCACGGAACTCGAGGTCGTCGTTCGGGGCGATGCCTCGGAGCCGCTTTCGTCGATCGCCCATCGGCTCGGTCATCCCATCGAGTTTCGCGCCGTGATCCCCCGTTCGTCCGGTGGGTCGACGGTGTTTTGCTCGGTTCCGGACGATGCGGACGCGGTTCGGGTGACGATCGAGTCGGTGGCTGCAGTCGATTCGGTCTCGGTCGTCGGCCACGGGAACGGCGAAACCGTCCTCGAGATCGGGCTCCGCGAGTCCGACGACCCGCCCATCGCGCGGACGATCGCGGACAACGGTGGCGTCCTCCGATCGCTGACCCCCGTCGACGATCGGAGCAGGCTCGAGATCGACCTCGGGAATCCGATCGACGTCCGGTCGTTCCTCCGGACACTCGAGACCGTCCATTCGAAAACCGAGCTGGTCGCCCGACGAGACCGGGACCGGCCGCCGCGAACGGCGCGCTCGTTCGCCGACCCGATCGCGGCGCTGTCGGAGCGACAGCGGCGGACGCTCGAGGCGGCCTACTATAGCGGCTTCTTCGAGTGGCCCCGCGAGCACACCGGCGAGGAGGTCGCCGACTCCCTCGGGATCTCACAGCCGACGTTCAGCCGCCATCTCCGAGTCGCCCAGCGAAAGCTATTCGAGTCGTTGTTCGACGACCGACTCGCGGAGTGA
- a CDS encoding universal stress protein, producing the protein MYQDLLLATDGSDAARRATDHGIELASKLEATLHVLSVSEAGPQATEKQDRLRSDPEDEAVSAAERAREAADQEGVDVTTDIRQGVPQEQIVDYAETNPIDMVIVGTAGRSGLDHLISGSVAEEIVRNAPVPVLTVRERT; encoded by the coding sequence ATGTATCAGGATTTGCTGCTCGCGACTGACGGGAGCGACGCCGCCCGTCGAGCGACCGATCACGGCATCGAACTCGCGAGTAAACTCGAGGCGACTCTGCACGTGCTATCGGTGTCCGAAGCGGGCCCCCAGGCGACCGAGAAACAGGACCGACTCCGGTCGGATCCCGAAGACGAAGCCGTCTCGGCAGCCGAACGCGCCAGGGAGGCGGCGGATCAGGAAGGCGTCGACGTGACGACGGATATCCGTCAGGGCGTCCCCCAGGAGCAGATCGTCGACTACGCGGAGACGAACCCGATCGACATGGTCATCGTCGGAACGGCCGGCCGATCCGGCCTCGACCATCTGATCTCGGGCAGCGTCGCCGAGGAGATCGTCCGGAACGCGCCGGTCCCCGTCCTCACCGTTCGCGAACGGACCTGA
- a CDS encoding cytochrome c biogenesis CcdA family protein has translation MVDAPLVATITFGLISGVGTFFSPCSYPLLPGYVGFYVSQTDGEQASLGGALSRGLVAGIGGLVTLAVLLGATFWVGYSTLSNITWFEVVAGLVLIAFGLLLVFDRAPSPSIALPKRRSSVLGFGVFGVGYALAAAGCVAPVFFGVVTRALSLPTTAAAILLATYVGSFVVLMVSLTVATGMGLSAGASRLSAYTGQLKRLAGAVMILAGIGQLYLAIVVLEVL, from the coding sequence ATGGTCGACGCTCCGCTCGTGGCGACGATCACGTTCGGACTGATATCCGGGGTTGGGACGTTTTTCTCCCCGTGTTCGTATCCCCTCCTGCCGGGGTACGTCGGCTTTTACGTCAGTCAAACCGACGGCGAGCAGGCGTCACTCGGCGGAGCATTGAGTCGGGGGCTCGTCGCCGGTATCGGCGGCCTCGTCACGCTCGCCGTGTTGCTCGGAGCGACGTTCTGGGTCGGCTACTCGACGCTATCGAACATCACGTGGTTCGAGGTGGTCGCCGGGCTCGTCCTGATCGCCTTCGGCCTGCTACTCGTCTTCGATCGGGCTCCGTCGCCGTCGATCGCGCTCCCCAAACGCCGTTCGAGCGTGCTCGGCTTTGGCGTGTTCGGCGTCGGCTACGCCCTGGCAGCGGCGGGCTGTGTCGCACCGGTCTTCTTCGGCGTCGTCACCCGCGCGCTCTCCTTGCCGACGACCGCGGCGGCGATCCTCCTCGCGACGTACGTCGGGAGCTTCGTCGTGCTCATGGTCTCGTTGACCGTCGCAACGGGGATGGGACTGAGCGCCGGTGCCAGCCGGCTTTCGGCCTACACGGGACAGCTCAAGCGCCTCGCGGGCGCAGTCATGATACTCGCGGGGATCGGACAGCTCTATCTCGCGATCGTCGTTCTCGAGGTCCTCTGA
- a CDS encoding TlpA family protein disulfide reductase, giving the protein MRRRDLLAGVGSLAVIGSAGAVAIQGMPSFLEGDNGKPIADPYTIETINARGSEAGEVRVPATDRPTFVDFFGTWCAPCAKQMPALVEAHDRLGDDVLFMSVTNENVGGSVTEAEVADWWADHDGNWTVGIDPTAELSAEYSIGGVPYAVAIDADGRIQWSEGGRKSADELVDGIERALEADGIGSQAEAE; this is encoded by the coding sequence ATGCGCAGGCGGGATCTCCTCGCTGGCGTCGGCAGCCTGGCCGTGATCGGGAGCGCAGGCGCGGTGGCGATACAGGGGATGCCGTCGTTTCTCGAGGGAGACAACGGGAAGCCAATTGCCGATCCCTACACCATCGAGACGATCAACGCACGGGGCAGCGAGGCCGGCGAGGTACGCGTCCCGGCGACCGACCGCCCGACGTTCGTCGATTTCTTCGGGACGTGGTGTGCACCCTGTGCCAAGCAGATGCCCGCCCTCGTCGAGGCCCACGACCGTCTCGGCGACGACGTGTTGTTCATGTCGGTCACGAACGAGAACGTCGGGGGATCGGTGACGGAAGCCGAGGTCGCCGACTGGTGGGCCGACCACGACGGGAACTGGACAGTCGGCATCGATCCGACCGCCGAACTGAGCGCCGAGTACTCCATCGGCGGGGTCCCCTACGCGGTCGCGATCGACGCCGACGGACGCATCCAGTGGTCGGAAGGCGGTCGGAAGTCCGCCGACGAACTCGTCGACGGCATCGAACGGGCCCTCGAGGCCGACGGAATCGGGAGCCAGGCCGAGGCGGAGTAA
- a CDS encoding SCO family protein yields MDRRTYLGSAGVAGLTSVAGCLGGALKSIRGDDDTVLGPPETDLSEATHPSYGDEYPAVSVPDPLSGETISTDQFEGDRTVLMTFLYTNCPDGMCPALTLRLRRAQEVAAENGYGDEAAFLAMTFDPERDTAETLRTFGEERGVDLDAGNWHFLRPERYEDAQSIISDTYGLPEGSLEKQYDNEYELEYTFPHLPYIFLVNEKGIVERVYVRGHTVDVSRLVDDFETVVTG; encoded by the coding sequence ATGGACCGGCGGACATACCTCGGCTCGGCTGGTGTTGCAGGACTCACAAGCGTCGCCGGCTGTCTCGGCGGAGCGCTCAAGAGCATCAGGGGTGACGACGACACCGTGCTCGGACCGCCAGAGACGGACCTAAGCGAAGCGACGCATCCGAGCTACGGTGACGAATACCCGGCAGTCAGCGTGCCGGATCCCCTGTCGGGTGAGACGATCTCGACCGATCAGTTCGAGGGAGACCGCACGGTGTTGATGACCTTTCTCTATACCAACTGTCCCGACGGAATGTGTCCCGCACTGACCCTCCGGTTGCGACGCGCACAGGAGGTCGCCGCCGAGAACGGGTACGGTGACGAGGCCGCGTTCCTCGCGATGACGTTCGATCCCGAGCGCGATACCGCTGAGACGCTGCGCACCTTCGGCGAAGAACGCGGCGTCGATCTCGACGCCGGGAACTGGCACTTCCTGCGGCCCGAACGGTACGAGGACGCACAGTCGATCATCAGTGACACGTACGGACTGCCGGAGGGGAGCCTCGAGAAGCAGTACGACAACGAATACGAACTCGAGTACACGTTCCCGCATCTCCCCTACATTTTCCTCGTGAACGAAAAGGGGATCGTCGAACGGGTCTACGTCAGAGGACACACCGTGGACGTCTCACGGCTCGTCGACGACTTCGAAACGGTGGTGACGGGGTAG
- a CDS encoding iron transporter, which yields MNRRGFLRGTTGIGTVGIAGIAGCLEQLGFEEESAWANPPLVENRPDAVYLPSSREEMAMYGTATDGDYAVALSYTFPHRFWIVSGGKELVEVNTDDSLHLMVTLWDRETHTVLPVDMRLEIRQEGSPIDDGVFSPWPMISQRMGFHYGDNVRLPGEGEYTVRVRADPLTGTARTGAFEGRLDEPASLEVDFEYARSDINGLSFETIDEDRWGSRDALSLMTHGEEGSDGEAGSDGQGSGPPMGQGPSVDELPGELLGTERTGDASFPVVVTDADRFTDDGAYLAVSPRTPYNDVILPFTSLSAAIDREGERRDDGSLTATLDDEFGYHYGLAVDDVREGDRVTITVDSPPQVSRHDGYETAFFEFEAVTYTV from the coding sequence ATGAATCGTCGGGGTTTCCTCCGTGGAACGACCGGGATCGGAACCGTCGGGATCGCCGGCATCGCCGGCTGTCTCGAGCAACTGGGGTTCGAGGAGGAGTCCGCCTGGGCGAATCCGCCGCTCGTCGAGAATCGGCCCGACGCCGTCTATCTCCCGTCCTCGAGAGAGGAGATGGCGATGTACGGCACGGCGACCGACGGCGACTACGCCGTGGCGCTCTCCTATACGTTTCCACACCGGTTCTGGATCGTCAGCGGCGGCAAGGAGCTAGTCGAAGTCAACACCGACGATAGCCTCCATCTCATGGTCACCCTCTGGGATCGCGAGACGCACACCGTCCTTCCGGTGGACATGCGCCTCGAGATCCGACAGGAGGGATCGCCGATCGACGACGGGGTCTTCTCGCCGTGGCCCATGATCTCCCAGCGGATGGGCTTTCACTACGGCGACAACGTCCGGCTCCCCGGCGAAGGCGAGTACACGGTCCGCGTTCGAGCAGACCCCCTCACGGGCACCGCTCGAACCGGCGCGTTCGAGGGGCGACTGGACGAACCGGCATCGCTCGAGGTCGACTTCGAGTACGCCCGATCCGACATCAACGGCCTCTCGTTCGAGACGATCGACGAGGATCGGTGGGGAAGCCGCGATGCGCTGTCACTGATGACTCACGGGGAGGAGGGGAGCGACGGTGAAGCAGGATCCGACGGTCAGGGCTCCGGTCCGCCGATGGGACAGGGGCCGTCGGTCGACGAACTCCCCGGCGAGCTACTCGGGACCGAGCGCACCGGTGACGCGAGCTTCCCCGTAGTCGTGACCGATGCCGATCGGTTTACCGACGACGGAGCGTACCTGGCCGTCTCTCCCAGAACGCCGTACAACGACGTTATACTCCCGTTTACGTCCCTGTCGGCAGCCATCGACCGCGAGGGAGAGCGCCGCGACGACGGCTCACTCACGGCGACGCTCGACGACGAGTTCGGGTATCACTACGGGCTCGCGGTCGACGACGTGCGCGAGGGGGATCGTGTGACGATCACCGTCGACTCTCCGCCACAGGTATCCCGCCACGACGGCTACGAGACGGCGTTTTTCGAGTTCGAAGCCGTCACTTACACCGTCTAA
- a CDS encoding orc1/cdc6 family replication initiation protein: MSSSGDDLFTRDDPIFENKELLEINHLPAEGRIVGRDDEISELANAVNPAIFGQSPSNLLIYGKTGTGKSLCAKYISERAVRVAGDEEITAAFAYVDCAQDNTETQAVQTIAHTLNEPSVTDVRIPDKGLSTSTYYKRLWTVLDSQYDVVLVILDEVDKLDDDDILMQLSRAGEAGKLESCKIGVIGISNKIKYKDRLDERVKSSLCEREFVFPPYDANQLRDIMQARSDAFKDGVLEPSVIPRAAALAAREHGDARKAIDILRYAGEIAQSKGSETVREDFVVQARERAETDRFRELIRGSTPHSRYVLQALAVLSLNAAEEDGFRTTKIYDVYEEICRQESSDPLSLRRVRDLLKEHAFLDILEQTRRSGGSAEGSYTEHQLLEDPEVVRTVLVETGDP; this comes from the coding sequence ATGTCGAGTTCCGGCGACGATCTGTTTACCCGCGACGATCCGATCTTCGAGAACAAGGAACTGCTCGAGATCAACCATCTCCCCGCGGAGGGACGAATCGTCGGTCGGGACGACGAGATTTCGGAGCTCGCGAACGCGGTCAACCCGGCAATCTTCGGTCAGAGCCCGAGTAATCTCCTCATCTACGGCAAGACGGGGACGGGAAAGTCCCTCTGTGCGAAGTACATCTCGGAGCGGGCCGTCCGCGTCGCTGGCGACGAGGAGATCACCGCGGCGTTTGCGTACGTCGACTGTGCACAGGACAACACGGAGACACAGGCCGTCCAGACGATCGCACACACGCTCAACGAGCCGTCCGTCACCGACGTTCGCATCCCCGACAAGGGACTCAGCACCTCGACGTACTACAAGCGCCTCTGGACGGTGCTCGACTCCCAGTACGACGTCGTCCTCGTTATCTTAGACGAGGTCGACAAACTCGACGACGACGACATCCTCATGCAACTGTCGCGGGCGGGCGAAGCCGGCAAACTCGAGTCGTGCAAGATCGGCGTCATCGGGATCAGCAACAAGATCAAGTACAAGGATCGGTTGGACGAACGGGTCAAGTCCAGCCTCTGTGAACGGGAGTTCGTCTTTCCGCCCTACGACGCGAACCAGCTCCGGGACATCATGCAGGCTCGCAGCGACGCGTTCAAGGACGGCGTCCTCGAGCCGTCAGTGATACCCCGTGCCGCCGCACTCGCGGCCCGCGAACACGGCGACGCGCGGAAGGCGATCGATATCCTCCGGTACGCCGGGGAGATCGCCCAGTCGAAGGGGAGCGAGACGGTTCGAGAGGACTTCGTGGTCCAGGCCCGCGAGCGGGCCGAAACCGACCGGTTCCGGGAACTCATTCGTGGCTCGACGCCCCACTCTCGGTACGTCTTGCAGGCACTTGCCGTCCTTTCGCTCAACGCGGCCGAGGAGGACGGGTTCCGAACGACGAAGATCTACGACGTCTACGAGGAGATCTGCCGCCAGGAGAGCTCCGACCCGCTCTCCCTGCGACGGGTCCGGGACCTCTTGAAAGAACACGCGTTTCTCGACATCTTGGAGCAGACCCGCCGGAGCGGCGGGAGCGCGGAGGGAAGCTATACCGAACACCAACTGCTCGAGGACCCGGAGGTCGTCCGGACGGTCCTCGTGGAGACTGGTGATCCGTAG
- a CDS encoding M24 family metallopeptidase: protein MQTPFERRIAACQRRLAETGADLAVCFPGPNLTYLTGFEESPSERHLLLFVPERGDPALVAPAMYAEQLSALPIAALQLRLWDDADDPLEHVVDVLEEYSVGGSEPATVLVDDRMWATFTQDLRDLLPDAEFDLASAVLEGLRLRKDEVEREALRRAGEIADRVSLEVRARGTDLVGTTESELASEIDRLLAAAGGEEPAFDTIVAAGPNSARPHHHSGAREIAAGDPIVLDFGAFVPADLEAGTSRYPGDQTRTIVVGEPAAEYARIHEIVREAQRAAIDAVEPGATAGSIDHAARSVVAEAGYGDAFVHRTGHGVGLEVHEPPYIVEGNDRELEPGMVFSVEPGIYFEGEFGVRIEDLVVVTEDGATRLNETPRGWETDLERDDGVNDPTQ, encoded by the coding sequence ATGCAAACGCCCTTCGAGCGCCGGATCGCGGCCTGTCAGCGACGGCTCGCGGAGACGGGAGCCGACCTCGCGGTCTGCTTCCCGGGCCCGAACCTCACCTATCTGACCGGCTTCGAGGAGTCGCCGTCCGAACGCCACCTGCTGTTGTTCGTCCCCGAACGCGGCGATCCCGCACTGGTCGCGCCGGCGATGTACGCGGAACAACTGTCGGCCCTTCCGATCGCGGCCCTGCAACTGCGACTCTGGGACGACGCGGACGATCCACTCGAACACGTCGTGGACGTCCTCGAGGAGTATTCGGTCGGCGGATCCGAGCCGGCGACCGTCCTCGTCGACGACCGGATGTGGGCGACGTTCACGCAGGACCTCCGGGACCTGCTTCCCGACGCCGAGTTCGACCTCGCGAGTGCCGTCCTCGAGGGGCTCCGACTGCGAAAGGACGAGGTCGAACGCGAGGCGCTCCGGCGGGCCGGCGAGATCGCGGATCGCGTTTCGCTCGAGGTTCGAGCGCGTGGGACCGACCTGGTCGGCACGACCGAATCGGAACTCGCGAGCGAGATCGACCGACTGCTGGCAGCGGCGGGCGGGGAGGAGCCGGCGTTCGACACGATCGTCGCCGCCGGGCCGAACAGCGCACGGCCCCACCACCACAGCGGCGCGCGGGAGATCGCGGCCGGCGATCCGATCGTGCTGGATTTCGGCGCGTTCGTGCCCGCCGATCTCGAGGCCGGAACGAGCCGGTATCCGGGCGATCAGACGCGGACGATCGTCGTCGGGGAGCCAGCGGCCGAGTACGCACGAATTCACGAGATCGTCAGGGAGGCACAACGGGCCGCGATCGATGCCGTCGAGCCCGGCGCGACCGCGGGTTCGATCGACCACGCGGCGCGCTCGGTCGTCGCCGAGGCCGGCTACGGCGACGCGTTCGTCCACCGGACCGGCCACGGCGTCGGTCTCGAGGTCCACGAACCGCCCTACATCGTCGAGGGGAACGATCGTGAACTCGAGCCCGGAATGGTCTTCAGCGTCGAACCGGGGATCTACTTCGAGGGCGAATTCGGGGTCAGGATCGAGGACCTCGTCGTGGTGACCGAGGACGGAGCAACGCGGCTGAACGAGACGCCACGTGGCTGGGAGACCGACCTCGAGCGGGACGACGGAGTGAACGACCCGACCCAGTGA
- a CDS encoding alpha,alpha-trehalose-phosphate synthase (UDP-forming): MRVTERLSSTTVRNRQRLADGRGRTDEAFASDGPSCPGSLIVVSNRQPYRHEYEDESAEPAGGSASTTGDASPPTGTDGGARSTAETRSITVDEPTGGLTAGLDPVVQRTDGTWIAWGDGDADFAVTDERNCVAVPPDDEAYTLHRLDLSEEAIDSYYYGFSNRVLWPLCHGFSDLIENRPNDFEWYRTVNERFAEAVADHATNDSVIWLQDYHLALAPRLIRDAVPAGATVAQFWHIPWPTPARFRQCPGRRQLLEGLLGNDLLGFHVTRYADQFLACVDRFLPEATVDHASRTVRYDGRTTRVVATPMGVDAESYAREARSIDPDQLSTLFETYGIPRDVTIGLGLDRLDYTKGIPERLTALERFFERNPDWRGEFTFVQKATPSRTEIETYEQYGELVRSEVRRINRRFGTAEWRPIVYTEDVLPKEQLCALYRCADVMVVSPLADGMNLVAQEYVAASVDGDATLLLSDRIGAHERLGSHALTIDPTDAVGVAAQLETALSMSPYERKRRMNTLRQRVCNGDIESWMETQFDWIRRVHDDRRDETDRDSDSRESTSIV, translated from the coding sequence ATGCGAGTTACCGAGCGGTTGTCGTCGACGACTGTACGTAATCGACAGCGACTGGCGGATGGGCGCGGACGGACGGACGAGGCGTTCGCGTCCGACGGTCCCAGCTGTCCCGGTTCGTTGATCGTTGTCTCGAACCGGCAACCGTATCGTCACGAGTACGAAGACGAGTCCGCGGAGCCAGCGGGCGGCTCCGCGAGTACTACCGGGGACGCCAGCCCACCGACGGGGACCGACGGCGGGGCTCGCTCGACGGCCGAGACGCGATCCATCACGGTCGACGAGCCGACTGGCGGCTTGACCGCCGGCCTCGATCCCGTGGTTCAGCGGACCGACGGGACCTGGATCGCCTGGGGAGACGGCGACGCCGACTTCGCGGTCACGGACGAGCGAAACTGTGTCGCCGTTCCACCCGACGACGAGGCCTACACGCTACACCGGCTCGACCTCTCCGAGGAGGCGATCGACTCCTACTACTACGGGTTCAGCAACCGCGTCCTCTGGCCGCTCTGTCACGGCTTTTCGGACTTGATCGAGAACCGACCGAACGACTTCGAGTGGTACCGGACGGTCAACGAGCGCTTCGCCGAGGCGGTCGCCGATCACGCCACGAACGACTCGGTGATCTGGCTGCAGGACTACCATCTCGCGCTCGCGCCGCGGCTGATTCGGGACGCGGTCCCCGCAGGCGCGACGGTCGCCCAGTTCTGGCATATCCCGTGGCCGACGCCGGCGAGGTTCCGGCAGTGTCCCGGCCGCAGGCAACTCCTCGAGGGACTGCTCGGAAACGATCTGCTCGGCTTTCACGTCACCCGGTACGCCGATCAGTTCCTGGCGTGTGTCGATCGATTCCTGCCGGAAGCGACCGTCGATCACGCGAGTCGAACGGTCCGGTACGATGGCCGGACGACTCGCGTCGTGGCGACACCGATGGGGGTCGACGCCGAATCGTACGCCCGTGAGGCCCGGTCGATCGATCCGGATCAACTCTCGACGTTGTTCGAAACGTATGGCATCCCCCGGGACGTGACGATCGGACTCGGCCTCGACCGCCTCGATTACACCAAGGGGATCCCCGAACGCCTGACCGCGCTCGAGCGGTTCTTCGAGCGCAATCCCGACTGGCGTGGCGAGTTCACGTTCGTCCAGAAGGCAACCCCCTCGCGGACGGAGATCGAGACCTACGAGCAGTACGGCGAACTCGTCCGCAGCGAGGTCCGGCGGATCAACCGTCGCTTCGGGACCGCCGAGTGGCGGCCGATCGTCTACACGGAGGACGTCCTCCCGAAGGAGCAACTCTGTGCCCTCTATCGGTGTGCGGACGTGATGGTCGTGAGTCCGCTGGCTGACGGCATGAACCTGGTCGCACAGGAGTACGTCGCCGCCAGCGTGGACGGCGACGCCACACTGTTGTTGAGCGATCGGATCGGCGCACACGAGCGTCTCGGCTCACACGCTCTGACGATCGATCCGACCGACGCGGTCGGCGTGGCGGCCCAACTCGAGACCGCGCTCTCGATGTCGCCGTACGAACGAAAGCGACGAATGAACACCCTTCGCCAGCGCGTCTGCAACGGGGACATCGAGTCCTGGATGGAGACGCAGTTCGACTGGATACGACGCGTCCACGACGACCGGCGGGACGAAACGGACCGTGATTCCGATTCCCGGGAATCGACCTCGATCGTGTAG